One Glycine soja cultivar W05 chromosome 2, ASM419377v2, whole genome shotgun sequence genomic region harbors:
- the LOC114380259 gene encoding uncharacterized protein LOC114380259, with protein MATLAPGILLKLLNGLNTGVKPTNEHRSSLLQVTDIVPADLDEKNLIPKQGFFIKVSDSSHSIYASLPSDQDDVVLSNKMQLGQFIYVDRLEPGSPVPVLKGAKPLPGRHPLIGTPEPLMGLRDQNQKPNSVPRRGSWGTGGDGGFNFKPVNLDFDQCTPVKVRNGGFQPVSSSPLIRGTPGSAVRCSVGGGLLLAKMSDAKAESPALLRKSCVVATSNSKFARSRSVSEREHRIPASPFKSAEKKFGTTPPRLRNARVITSSSYGDAQGQNTDTSVSSSSQSQSQSTANSAFDNCNNLSIPMNLPGKLSSLGKEAVQQREVAQKIALQALRDASATETVVRSLKMFSNLCKSARTDAPKACFERFLEFHMEIVQAVNEMVSIQAATSASELAQKSDKQELQVLHEVMDNCENSESNLSKRRGALYKSMAVIPEKHEQKANMGRLLRSSTNQKEILEKKGSTPLTKMPLGPIVENDENKKPGGSCSLSNTIKLGKQIETEAGNWFMEFIEKALETGLKKTKDASDGDVRKVPQSLILKVMNWVEVEQCQSNKRPGHPKAAQVARKLRIKMKNP; from the exons ATGGCAACACTCGCTCCCGGGATTTTGTTGAAGCTCCTCAACGGATTGAACACCGGCGTGAAACCCACGAACGAGCACCGCAGCTCGCTCCTGCAAGTGACCGACATCGTCCCCGCCGATCTCGACGAAAAAAACCTAATCCCAAAACAAGGGTTTTTCATAAAGGTCTCCGATTCCTCTCACTCTATCTACGCGAGTCTTCCCTCGGACCAAGACGACGTCGTTCTCAGCAACAAGATGCAGCTCGGGCAGTTCATCTACGTCGACCGGCTCGAACCGGGCTCGCCGGTTCCGGTTCTCAAAGGGGCCAAGCCTCTCCCCGGAAGACACCCTCTGATCGGCACGCCAGAGCCCTTAATGGGCCTCAGAGACCAAAACCAAAAGCCCAATTCTGTTCCCAGAAGAGGGTCTTGGGGAACCGGTGGCGACGGGGGTTTTAATTTTAAGCCGGTGAATTTGGACTTTGACCAATGTACCCCTGTGAAAGTGAGGAATGGCGGGTTTCAACCGGTGTCGTCGTCGCCGTTGATTCGAGGGACTCCAGGCTCTGCTGTGCGGTGCTCTGTTGGTGGAGGGCTTCTTCTAGCGAAAATGAGTGATGCTAAAGCGGAAAGTCCTGCGTTGCTTAGGAAAAGTTGCGTGGTTGCTACTTCTAATTCGAAATTTGCTAGGAGCAGGAGTGTTTCTGAAAGGGAACATAGAATCCCTGCTAGCCCCTTCAAGTCAGCT GAGAAGAAATTCGGGACTACGCCACCACGGTTGAGAAATGCGAGAGTGataacttcttcttcttatggGGATGCTCAGGGTCAAAACACGGACACGAGTGTCTCTTCCTCTTCTCAATCCCAATCTCAGTCTACTGCTAATTCAGCTTTTGATAATTGCAACAACCTCAGCATACCCATGAATTTACCAGGAAAGCTGAGCTCGCTGGGAAAG GAAGCTGTGCAGCAAAGAGAAGTGGCTCAAAAGATTGCCCTTCAGGCTTTAAGAGATGCTTCAGCTACTGAGACAGTAGTTCGGTCCCTCAA GATGTTCTCGAATTTGTGCAAGTCCGCTCGAACTGATGCTCCCAAGGCTTGTTTTGAACGGTTTCTGGAATTCCATATGGAGATTGTGCAAGCAGTTAATGAAATGGTGTCCATTCAAGCTGCTACTTCAGCCTCAGAGTTGGCTCAGAAATCAGATAAACAAGAACTGCAGGTTTTGCATGAAGTTATGGACAATTGTGAGAATAGTGaatcaaacttgtccaaaagaAGGGGTGCTTTGTACAAGTCAATGGCTGTCATTCCTGAAAAGCATGAGCAAAAAGCAAACATGGGGAGGCTCCTAAGATCCAGTACCAACCAAAAGGAGATTTTGGAGAAGAAAGGTTCAACTCCTCTTACAAAAATGCCTCTGGGACCTATTGTTGAAAATGATGAGAATAAGAAACCAGGAGGATCATGCAGCTTAAGCAACACAATCAAACTGGGAAAGCAGATAGAAACTGAAGCAGGAAATTGGTTTATGGAATTCATTGAGAAGGCATTGGAAACAGGTTTGAAGAAAACAAAGGATGCATCAGATGGTGATGTCAGGAAAGTTCCTCAGTCTCTCATACTGAAAGTTATGAACTGGGTGGAGGTAGAACAGTGCCAAAGTAACAAGCGGCCTGGTCATCCTAAAGCAGCACAAGTTGCTCGAAAGTTGagaataaagatgaaaaatcCTTGA